A region from the Clostridia bacterium genome encodes:
- the ytvI gene encoding sporulation integral membrane protein YtvI, which yields MGSYGRAAAAVVLLIVITYAAIRFMLPLFTPFVIAVFMAALIDPGVTFLQRKLRLPRGVAAILVLAVMGISLGLLLWIGIVEIGAELEQLSQNDGALSAAFSKGIDQLMAAITRIFEQLPAPVADAIRANQGRVVALAESAVVWLTGVARGLPQFTIVLLISTISTFFIARDSAILSETVTNALPKPWRKQFRRIRSELVAGFTGYMRGRFVLIAITMILTLFGLSAMGVSYSWLLALTCGVLDIIPLIGPSVLFLPWAFYHAIIGNIGYAIGLVAVLFVTSAIRQVAEARVMGSSLDLHPLAALISVYVGVRLFGVTGLIAGPIAVVFVKAVYRFVIRPMLPAEEE from the coding sequence GTGGGGAGCTACGGTAGAGCAGCCGCGGCTGTTGTACTGCTGATCGTGATCACCTATGCAGCAATACGGTTCATGCTGCCTCTGTTCACCCCTTTTGTTATCGCTGTGTTCATGGCGGCCCTTATCGATCCAGGCGTGACGTTTCTTCAGCGAAAGCTGAGGCTGCCTCGGGGTGTTGCTGCTATTCTGGTGCTGGCAGTCATGGGAATCTCATTGGGCCTGCTTCTCTGGATCGGAATTGTGGAGATCGGAGCGGAACTTGAGCAGTTGTCGCAGAACGACGGCGCGCTCAGCGCCGCGTTCTCCAAGGGCATCGATCAGCTGATGGCTGCGATCACCCGCATTTTCGAGCAGCTGCCCGCCCCTGTGGCTGACGCGATACGGGCAAACCAGGGGAGAGTGGTGGCCCTGGCAGAATCGGCGGTAGTGTGGCTCACGGGAGTCGCGCGCGGGCTTCCCCAATTCACCATTGTGCTCCTGATAAGCACCATATCCACATTCTTCATTGCGCGCGACAGCGCCATTCTCTCGGAGACGGTCACCAATGCCCTCCCCAAGCCCTGGCGCAAGCAGTTCCGTAGGATCAGGAGCGAACTGGTGGCTGGCTTTACCGGTTACATGAGGGGCAGATTCGTGCTCATCGCCATTACAATGATTCTCACACTCTTCGGCCTGTCGGCAATGGGTGTGAGCTACTCGTGGCTCCTGGCTTTGACCTGCGGGGTTCTCGATATCATCCCATTGATTGGCCCATCGGTCCTGTTCTTGCCATGGGCTTTCTACCATGCGATAATAGGGAACATCGGATACGCGATAGGGCTCGTTGCCGTTCTATTTGTAACGTCAGCTATACGTCAGGTGGCCGAGGCGCGGGTTATGGGCAGCAGCTTGGATCTGCACCCACTGGCGGCTTTGATCTCAGTTTACGTCGGGGTCCGTCTGTTTGGCGTAACAGGGCTCATCGCCGGGCCCATCGCTGTCGTATTCGTGAAGGCAGTGTACAGGTTTGTGATCCGCCCGATGTTGCCGGCTGAGGAGGAGTAG
- the tsf gene encoding translation elongation factor Ts produces MEITASMVKELRERTGAGMMDCKKALSDAECDLERAVTILRERGLAAAAKRSGRETSEGVVDSYIHMGGRIGVLVEVNCETDFVAKNEKFRSLVKDIAMQIAASRPLYVSRDQVPADVVERERSIYRSQAINEGKPEKFAEKIVEGRLEKFYQESCLLDQAFIRDPERTVGDLVREAIGAIGENITVRRFARFERGEAL; encoded by the coding sequence ATGGAAATCACCGCATCCATGGTAAAGGAGCTTCGCGAGCGAACGGGCGCCGGGATGATGGACTGCAAGAAGGCGCTTTCCGACGCAGAGTGCGATCTGGAGCGCGCGGTCACCATTCTCCGTGAGCGCGGGCTTGCTGCGGCTGCGAAGCGTTCCGGCAGGGAGACTAGCGAAGGCGTTGTCGATTCCTACATCCATATGGGAGGAAGAATCGGCGTGCTTGTCGAAGTCAACTGCGAGACCGACTTCGTGGCGAAGAACGAGAAGTTCAGGTCCTTGGTGAAGGACATCGCGATGCAGATTGCAGCCTCCCGGCCGCTGTACGTCTCTCGAGACCAGGTTCCGGCTGATGTGGTCGAGCGGGAGCGCAGCATATACCGCAGTCAGGCCATAAACGAGGGCAAGCCCGAGAAGTTCGCCGAGAAGATCGTCGAGGGTCGGCTTGAGAAGTTCTACCAGGAATCATGCCTGCTCGACCAGGCGTTCATACGCGATCCCGAGCGGACAGTGGGCGACTTGGTCCGAGAGGCCATAGGCGCCATTGGGGAAAACATCACCGTTCGGAGGTTCGCCAGGTTTGAGCGTGGAGAGGCTCTATAG
- a CDS encoding phosphatidate cytidylyltransferase, with protein sequence MRARVIVGLIGAPIGLALVWLGGVPLAATLLFISLAGALEYAALTRRKAWAPSLPVLLGGTALFVVDAFATRGSLSEVVLGAVLLGSLLAQVMRGSPANAVAGPSLELFGAVYCGWTASRFYLIRASLGDAGRGLAILTIALVWLNDMGAYFTGLLFGRRKLAPTLSPRKTIEGSLGGFVWAVAGSIVYKWIGGSTGIWTTLSWPQTIAIGLIVAACGQIGDLAESAMKRDAGVKDAGRLLPGHGGALDRFDSFFFVMPAVYYWFIWAFHGFRLM encoded by the coding sequence ATGAGAGCAAGGGTCATAGTGGGCTTGATTGGCGCTCCCATAGGCCTGGCGCTGGTATGGCTGGGAGGCGTTCCCCTGGCGGCAACACTGCTCTTCATCTCTCTCGCCGGAGCGCTGGAATACGCGGCGCTCACCCGAAGGAAGGCCTGGGCGCCGAGCCTTCCAGTCCTGCTAGGTGGAACAGCGCTCTTTGTTGTGGACGCGTTCGCGACGCGCGGAAGTCTGTCGGAGGTGGTGCTCGGAGCGGTTCTGCTGGGCTCTCTTCTCGCTCAGGTTATGCGGGGCAGCCCTGCGAACGCCGTGGCCGGCCCGTCTCTTGAGCTGTTCGGAGCCGTTTACTGCGGCTGGACGGCGAGCCGGTTCTACTTGATCCGGGCGTCGCTGGGCGATGCAGGCAGAGGCCTTGCGATTCTCACCATCGCCCTGGTATGGCTGAACGACATGGGCGCCTACTTCACAGGTCTTCTATTCGGCAGGAGAAAACTCGCTCCGACTCTTTCGCCGAGGAAAACCATAGAGGGATCCCTCGGGGGTTTCGTATGGGCTGTGGCCGGGTCCATTGTGTATAAGTGGATAGGCGGCTCAACAGGGATATGGACCACACTGAGCTGGCCACAGACAATCGCTATAGGGTTGATCGTCGCCGCATGCGGGCAGATAGGGGATCTGGCGGAATCGGCCATGAAGCGGGATGCCGGGGTCAAGGACGCAGGGCGGTTGCTCCCAGGCCACGGCGGGGCGCTCGATAGGTTCGATTCATTCTTCTTCGTCATGCCGGCTGTGTATTACTGGTTCATCTGGGCGTTTCACGGCTTCCGCTTGATGTGA
- the pyrH gene encoding UMP kinase, which produces MSTPKYKRVVLKLSGEALAGRQGYGVDLDAVKWIAQQVGEAHALGAQIAVVVGGGNIWRGAEASRRGMDRSTADYVGMMATVINSVVLQDALEQQGIATRVLTAMEIREVAEPYIRRRAIRHLEKGRIVIFGAGTGNPFFSTDTAAALRAAEIDAEAILMAKKVDGVYDSDPLKNPDAKLFDKLSFMEVINRGLGVMDSTAASLCMDNGIPIVVFNLLKDGNIRRALEGEAVGTLVRRD; this is translated from the coding sequence ATGAGCACTCCAAAGTACAAGCGCGTGGTGTTGAAGCTGTCGGGCGAGGCCCTCGCCGGGCGGCAAGGTTATGGCGTTGATCTTGATGCCGTGAAGTGGATAGCGCAGCAGGTTGGAGAGGCTCATGCCCTCGGCGCCCAGATCGCAGTGGTCGTGGGCGGGGGGAACATATGGAGGGGCGCCGAGGCGAGCCGGCGAGGAATGGACCGGAGCACCGCTGACTATGTCGGCATGATGGCGACGGTCATCAACTCCGTCGTTCTGCAGGACGCTTTGGAGCAGCAAGGGATAGCGACGAGGGTTCTAACCGCGATGGAGATCCGCGAAGTCGCTGAACCTTACATTAGGCGCAGGGCAATACGCCATCTTGAGAAGGGCCGAATCGTGATATTCGGCGCCGGAACGGGAAATCCATTCTTTTCCACCGATACCGCTGCTGCGCTTCGGGCTGCCGAGATTGACGCCGAGGCGATCCTCATGGCGAAGAAGGTGGATGGCGTGTACGATTCAGATCCGCTGAAGAACCCCGATGCGAAGCTGTTCGACAAGCTATCGTTCATGGAAGTAATAAACAGGGGACTTGGCGTCATGGATTCGACGGCGGCCTCACTGTGCATGGACAACGGCATACCCATAGTTGTGTTTAACCTGCTGAAAGATGGAAACATCCGGCGAGCGCTTGAGGGTGAGGCCGTTGGTACCTTAGTAAGGAGGGATTAG
- the frr gene encoding ribosome recycling factor, producing MNQAVLERADERMKGVIEATRRDFAGVRTGRANPALLDRVVVDYYDTPTPLTQLANISAPEPRLLVVTPWDKSVLGKVEKAIQKSDIGLVPTNDGNVIRMAVPHLTEERRRDLVKLVRKIAEEMRVAVRSIRREAVEEARAMEKGGDITEDDLKRALDDIQKLTDKFIAEVDKLLAEKEVEILQV from the coding sequence GTGAACCAGGCCGTTCTGGAGAGAGCCGATGAGAGAATGAAGGGCGTGATCGAGGCCACTCGCCGTGATTTCGCGGGAGTGCGAACCGGGCGCGCGAACCCGGCGCTCCTCGATAGAGTGGTGGTTGATTACTACGACACACCAACCCCCCTAACGCAGCTGGCCAACATATCCGCACCTGAGCCTCGCTTGCTTGTGGTGACTCCGTGGGACAAGTCAGTACTGGGCAAGGTCGAAAAGGCAATACAGAAATCGGATATCGGATTGGTCCCTACGAATGACGGAAACGTGATCCGGATGGCGGTTCCCCACCTAACAGAGGAGCGCAGGCGGGACCTTGTGAAGCTCGTCAGGAAGATCGCTGAAGAGATGCGCGTAGCCGTAAGGAGCATCCGTCGCGAGGCTGTGGAAGAGGCACGCGCGATGGAAAAAGGCGGCGACATTACTGAGGATGATCTCAAGCGTGCTCTGGACGATATTCAGAAGTTGACTGACAAGTTCATCGCGGAGGTCGACAAGCTCCTAGCTGAGAAGGAAGTCGAGATCCTCCAGGTGTAG
- the trmFO gene encoding methylenetetrahydrofolate--tRNA-(uracil(54)-C(5))-methyltransferase (FADH(2)-oxidizing) TrmFO: MRSDITVIGAGLAGSEAAWQAASMGCSVTLFEMRPVVTTPAHSSPHFAELVCSNSLGADRDGAAPGLLKEELRALGSLILECADSTRVPAGQALAVDRELFGKAVTARLEACPNVRIVRGEVTEIPNEGITVIATGPLTSPALLSCIARILGEEQLFFFDAAAPIVDGGSIDWSRVFWASRYGKGEADYVNCPMSEEEYDAFWNALTRAEVAQMHGFESLRLFEGCMPVEEIARRGRDTLSYGPMKPVGLADPRSGVRPFAVVQLRKENSPGSLFNLVGFQTRLARPEQRKVFRMIPGLEHAEFVRYGMMHRNTYINSPAHLLPTLQLKAVSGEDAAEGGPHVRQVLMAGQITGVEGYIESASMGLVAGLNSARLARGLEPLIFPRATAIGALCSYICTHPRGEFQPMNVNFGLLPAPPSGTKKQDRRQGQIEAARSAMHEVVEAVREMRSAGFSAV, from the coding sequence TTGCGGAGTGATATCACCGTAATCGGCGCCGGCCTTGCAGGAAGCGAGGCCGCCTGGCAGGCGGCCTCGATGGGCTGTTCGGTGACGCTATTCGAGATGCGCCCAGTCGTAACCACCCCAGCCCACTCCAGTCCGCACTTTGCAGAACTCGTGTGCAGCAACTCGCTTGGCGCCGACCGGGATGGCGCGGCTCCAGGTCTTCTCAAAGAGGAGCTTAGGGCACTAGGTTCCTTGATTCTGGAATGCGCCGATTCGACTCGTGTCCCTGCAGGTCAGGCTCTGGCCGTGGATAGAGAGCTATTTGGAAAGGCGGTCACGGCGCGGCTTGAGGCGTGCCCTAACGTTCGGATAGTGCGGGGCGAAGTGACTGAAATACCGAACGAAGGCATCACAGTGATAGCGACCGGCCCACTTACGTCACCTGCTCTCTTAAGCTGCATCGCCCGGATTCTCGGCGAGGAGCAGCTGTTTTTCTTCGATGCCGCAGCCCCGATAGTTGATGGTGGGTCCATCGATTGGTCGCGGGTATTCTGGGCGTCCCGATACGGCAAGGGCGAGGCCGACTACGTGAACTGCCCCATGAGCGAAGAGGAGTACGATGCGTTCTGGAATGCGCTTACACGTGCTGAAGTCGCTCAGATGCACGGATTTGAATCCCTTCGGCTGTTTGAGGGATGCATGCCAGTGGAGGAGATCGCCAGGCGCGGACGGGACACCCTATCCTACGGCCCCATGAAACCCGTTGGGCTAGCCGATCCACGCTCAGGGGTCCGCCCTTTCGCAGTTGTGCAGCTGCGCAAGGAGAATTCTCCGGGATCCCTTTTCAACCTTGTGGGGTTCCAGACGAGGCTTGCAAGGCCCGAACAGCGCAAGGTGTTCAGAATGATACCTGGATTGGAGCACGCTGAATTCGTGAGGTACGGGATGATGCACAGGAACACGTACATCAATTCACCTGCTCATCTCCTGCCCACACTGCAACTGAAGGCTGTTTCCGGTGAGGATGCCGCAGAAGGCGGGCCACACGTCCGTCAGGTGCTCATGGCCGGGCAGATCACTGGTGTTGAAGGCTACATTGAGTCGGCGTCCATGGGGCTCGTGGCGGGGTTGAATTCTGCAAGGCTAGCTCGGGGGCTTGAGCCATTGATCTTCCCGCGCGCGACCGCCATCGGCGCCCTGTGCAGTTACATATGCACTCATCCAAGAGGCGAATTCCAGCCCATGAACGTAAACTTCGGCCTACTTCCGGCGCCCCCGAGCGGAACCAAGAAGCAGGACCGACGGCAGGGTCAAATCGAGGCTGCAAGATCAGCAATGCATGAAGTGGTCGAAGCCGTACGCGAAATGCGCTCTGCCGGGTTTTCGGCTGTCTGA
- the uppS gene encoding polyprenyl diphosphate synthase, with product MHPLASRGFVTYGPSRKEETLLLPSHIAIIMDGNGRWARERGKPRLSGHRAGAEVAKRISIAARDMGIAYLTLYAFSTENWKRPPAEVQGIFRILEDYLHREMEALAGYGIRMRCIGDRAALPASLVRVVDESEHLTFSGPRLTVNLALNYGGRWDIVQAARSIATDAAEGRLAPSDVDEDLIAARLSTAGQPDPDLLIRTGGENRISNFLLWQLAYSEVYVTPTLWPDFTPNDLSSAVRAYEARDRRYGGLNGQGGLP from the coding sequence TTGCACCCCCTCGCGTCGAGGGGGTTTGTCACATACGGCCCCTCGCGAAAGGAGGAAACCCTGCTGCTGCCTTCGCATATAGCGATCATAATGGATGGAAACGGCAGGTGGGCGCGGGAGAGAGGCAAACCTCGACTTAGCGGTCACCGAGCGGGAGCTGAGGTTGCCAAGAGGATCTCCATCGCAGCTCGCGACATGGGCATAGCCTACCTTACCCTCTACGCCTTTTCCACCGAGAACTGGAAGCGTCCCCCGGCGGAAGTTCAGGGCATCTTTCGGATCCTGGAGGACTACTTGCATCGTGAAATGGAGGCTCTGGCAGGCTACGGTATTCGAATGCGCTGCATCGGAGATCGGGCCGCTCTGCCCGCATCGTTGGTCAGGGTAGTCGATGAATCGGAACATCTCACGTTCTCGGGCCCCAGGCTTACGGTGAACCTCGCACTGAATTACGGTGGGAGATGGGACATTGTCCAGGCAGCGCGATCCATTGCCACGGACGCCGCAGAGGGGCGGCTTGCGCCTTCGGATGTTGATGAGGATCTGATCGCAGCAAGGCTTTCCACAGCGGGGCAGCCGGACCCGGACCTGCTCATACGAACGGGCGGGGAGAATCGAATCAGCAACTTCCTCCTGTGGCAGCTTGCCTACTCAGAGGTGTATGTGACGCCGACACTCTGGCCTGACTTCACCCCGAACGACCTCAGTTCGGCAGTGAGGGCCTATGAGGCAAGAGATAGGCGCTATGGCGGACTGAATGGCCAGGGAGGGTTGCCGTGA
- the xerC gene encoding tyrosine recombinase XerC, giving the protein MPYLEQFVEHLAMERGLSPRTVDAYSRDISQFIDFCESAGVQESDPGSITQGTLRRYLAASQLRGMSPATVSRRLSSIRSYLRFLAREGVIDVSPALSMAQMKRPRRLPRSLPVGDVVRLIEAARGNSPAELRDRAIIELLYSSGIRLSELCGLDLADYSAEARTVRVLGKGAKERIAPVGSSAVAALDDYLTGARRHMARSSDCTAIFLNRSGGRISGRSVQRIMKKYLLKAGLPMSATPHSMRHSFATHLTDSGADLRVVQELLGHADISTTQIYTSVSRERLYRVYRKAHPRA; this is encoded by the coding sequence ATGCCGTATCTCGAGCAGTTCGTAGAGCATCTTGCCATGGAGCGTGGCTTGTCCCCGCGAACGGTGGACGCGTACTCCAGGGATATCTCGCAGTTCATCGATTTCTGTGAGTCAGCAGGTGTGCAGGAGTCGGATCCTGGGTCGATAACCCAGGGAACTCTCCGCAGGTATCTGGCGGCGAGTCAGTTGCGAGGCATGAGCCCCGCTACTGTGAGCCGGCGGCTCAGCTCGATCCGGTCCTACTTGAGGTTCCTCGCGAGGGAAGGCGTGATCGATGTGAGCCCTGCTCTGTCCATGGCCCAGATGAAGCGACCGAGGAGGCTCCCGAGGTCGCTTCCGGTGGGCGACGTGGTCAGGCTCATCGAGGCCGCTCGGGGCAACTCCCCTGCCGAACTCCGGGACCGCGCCATTATCGAGTTGCTTTACTCGTCTGGTATCCGGCTTTCTGAGCTGTGCGGTCTTGACCTTGCGGACTACTCCGCTGAAGCCCGTACAGTCCGGGTGTTGGGCAAGGGGGCAAAGGAGCGGATTGCGCCTGTTGGATCGAGTGCCGTCGCTGCTCTAGATGACTATCTGACAGGGGCGCGCCGACATATGGCTCGTTCCTCGGATTGCACGGCGATCTTCCTCAACAGGAGCGGCGGAAGGATCTCAGGGAGATCAGTTCAGCGAATCATGAAGAAATACTTGCTGAAGGCCGGTCTTCCGATGTCTGCAACGCCCCACTCGATGAGGCATTCATTTGCGACCCATCTGACGGACTCGGGAGCGGATCTTAGGGTGGTGCAGGAGCTTCTCGGACATGCGGATATCTCAACGACTCAGATATACACCAGCGTTTCAAGGGAACGGCTGTACAGGGTGTACCGGAAGGCCCATCCACGGGCATAG
- the hslV gene encoding ATP-dependent protease subunit HslV, with amino-acid sequence MDGPEERRFCGTTVIGVLRDGKCAIGSDGQVTLGNTVVKHKARKIRVIGEGTVLAGFAGSVSDSLALLERFEKKLSEYKGNLTRAAAELGREWRTDRVLQKLEAMLIVANGERMLLLSGGGEVLEPDDGIAAVGSGGAYALAAARALAANTSLGASEIVRKSLEIASEICIYTNGHITVEEL; translated from the coding sequence ATGGATGGGCCTGAGGAGCGCCGTTTCTGTGGCACTACCGTGATCGGAGTACTGCGCGATGGCAAGTGCGCCATAGGCTCTGATGGGCAGGTTACCCTGGGCAACACCGTTGTCAAACACAAGGCGCGCAAGATTAGGGTGATCGGTGAAGGCACAGTCCTAGCAGGGTTTGCAGGTTCGGTTTCGGACTCGCTTGCCCTTCTTGAGCGCTTCGAGAAGAAACTCTCAGAGTACAAGGGCAATCTCACACGCGCCGCTGCGGAACTGGGGAGAGAGTGGCGCACGGACCGAGTCCTGCAGAAACTCGAGGCCATGCTGATCGTGGCCAACGGTGAGAGAATGCTGCTGCTCTCTGGGGGCGGAGAGGTTCTGGAGCCTGACGACGGCATAGCGGCGGTTGGGTCTGGCGGCGCGTACGCTCTTGCTGCTGCGAGAGCTCTCGCAGCTAACACATCTCTCGGCGCGTCTGAGATAGTCAGAAAGTCCCTTGAGATTGCCTCCGAGATCTGCATATACACAAATGGCCACATCACAGTCGAAGAACTGTAG
- the hslU gene encoding ATP-dependent protease ATPase subunit HslU, which produces MVDLTPLAIVRELDKYIVGQAAAKKAVAIALRNRERRLRLSGELREDIIPKNILMIGPTGVGKTEIARRLARLTNAPFVKVEATKFTEVGYVGRDVDSIIRDLVETSIRMVKAEKAEMVKERAAAMAEERLLELLVPMPARQRQVQNPFAALFGPGAAQDSGDDQAYEARTADVMARRAEMAAKLSRGELEDQMIEVEVDDQSPGMIEVFSGSGVEEMGVNLQDILGGMLPAKRRRRKAPVREARRILVSEEAAKLIDMDEVTSEAISRAEQSGIVFIDEIDKIASKGQGAGPDVSREGVQRDILPIVEGSTVQTKHGPVRTAHMLFLAAGAFHISKPSDLIPELQGRFPIRVELGSLTQADFVRILTEPRNALTKQYSALLSTEGVELSFTKDGIEEIARTADGVNSTSENIGARRLHTILEKVLEDVSFNAPEEAGAVVVDAAYVSAKLAQVKASPDLSAYIL; this is translated from the coding sequence ATGGTGGATCTTACTCCGCTTGCGATCGTTCGTGAACTCGATAAGTACATCGTGGGGCAGGCCGCCGCCAAGAAAGCCGTCGCCATTGCGCTGCGTAACCGCGAGAGGCGGCTTCGGCTGAGCGGAGAGCTCAGGGAGGATATTATTCCCAAGAACATCCTCATGATAGGGCCTACTGGTGTGGGCAAGACGGAGATCGCCCGGAGGCTTGCACGCCTAACCAACGCCCCTTTCGTGAAGGTGGAGGCCACCAAATTCACTGAGGTGGGCTATGTTGGCCGCGATGTCGACAGCATCATCCGCGACCTTGTTGAGACGTCAATACGAATGGTGAAAGCCGAGAAGGCGGAGATGGTCAAGGAGCGGGCCGCTGCCATGGCCGAGGAGAGACTGCTCGAACTGCTCGTTCCCATGCCGGCAAGGCAACGGCAGGTTCAGAATCCGTTCGCCGCCCTTTTCGGGCCCGGCGCTGCGCAGGACTCAGGAGACGATCAGGCGTACGAAGCCAGAACCGCCGACGTGATGGCTAGACGGGCGGAGATGGCAGCCAAGCTTTCCAGGGGAGAGCTTGAAGATCAGATGATCGAGGTCGAGGTTGATGATCAATCACCAGGGATGATTGAGGTGTTCTCGGGCTCCGGTGTGGAGGAAATGGGGGTGAACCTGCAGGACATCCTGGGCGGGATGCTTCCAGCAAAGAGGAGGCGCCGGAAGGCGCCTGTACGCGAAGCGCGCAGAATCCTTGTCTCTGAAGAGGCTGCGAAGCTGATTGACATGGATGAGGTAACTTCTGAGGCGATCTCCAGGGCGGAGCAGTCCGGGATTGTCTTCATCGACGAGATCGACAAGATCGCGTCGAAGGGGCAGGGGGCTGGCCCTGATGTATCACGAGAGGGGGTTCAGCGCGATATACTTCCCATCGTAGAGGGCTCGACCGTGCAAACCAAGCACGGTCCGGTGAGGACAGCTCACATGCTGTTCCTGGCGGCTGGTGCGTTTCACATCTCGAAACCGTCGGACCTTATCCCCGAACTTCAGGGAAGGTTCCCTATCAGGGTGGAGCTCGGAAGCCTCACCCAGGCCGATTTCGTGAGGATACTCACCGAGCCAAGGAACGCTCTAACGAAGCAGTATTCGGCTCTTCTGTCTACGGAAGGCGTCGAACTCTCATTCACGAAAGACGGCATAGAGGAGATAGCTAGAACTGCAGATGGAGTCAACTCCACGTCCGAGAATATCGGGGCAAGAAGGCTCCACACCATTCTGGAGAAGGTGTTGGAGGATGTGTCATTCAATGCTCCAGAAGAAGCGGGCGCAGTAGTGGTGGACGCGGCCTACGTGAGTGCCAAACTCGCGCAGGTGAAAGCCAGCCCGGACCTTTCTGCATACATTCTGTAG
- the codY gene encoding GTP-sensing pleiotropic transcriptional regulator CodY, with amino-acid sequence MSSLLDRTRRLNRLIQNTASYSVDFGELSQALAEAVSSQVFIIAKNGRILGQSMALAPEEGAETGALPREAGDELLRFFETTANIAPKGVLARAAAEELGAVGEVWLTLSPVYAGGERIATLVLTRPNDGLVDDDIIIIEYAGTVVGIELLRSRSEQLEEEARKRSAVQMALNTLSFSEQEAVEHIFDELAGDEGLLVASKIADRVGITRSVIVNALRKFESAGVIESRSLGMKGTYIRVLNDKLFEELDKLRAR; translated from the coding sequence GTGAGTTCGCTATTAGATCGTACACGCAGGCTGAACAGGCTAATACAGAATACAGCATCGTATTCGGTGGACTTTGGAGAGCTATCGCAGGCGCTGGCGGAGGCAGTCTCATCGCAGGTGTTCATCATCGCCAAGAATGGCAGAATCCTTGGCCAGTCCATGGCACTAGCTCCCGAAGAAGGGGCGGAGACCGGCGCATTGCCAAGGGAGGCAGGCGATGAGCTGCTGAGATTCTTTGAGACTACCGCGAATATCGCGCCGAAGGGCGTCCTAGCGAGAGCGGCAGCTGAGGAACTTGGAGCTGTCGGGGAAGTGTGGCTCACGTTGTCGCCGGTGTACGCCGGAGGCGAGCGCATCGCCACTCTAGTTCTCACCCGGCCCAACGATGGCCTCGTCGATGATGACATAATCATCATCGAATACGCTGGAACGGTGGTTGGGATCGAGCTGCTAAGATCCAGGAGCGAGCAACTCGAAGAGGAAGCGAGAAAGCGTTCCGCAGTTCAGATGGCCCTCAATACACTGTCCTTCTCGGAGCAGGAGGCAGTCGAGCACATATTCGATGAACTTGCCGGAGATGAGGGACTGCTTGTGGCGTCGAAGATCGCCGACCGCGTCGGGATCACCAGGTCAGTGATAGTGAATGCGCTTCGGAAATTCGAGAGTGCAGGTGTGATCGAGTCGAGATCCCTTGGGATGAAGGGCACGTACATAAGGGTTCTTAACGATAAGCTGTTCGAGGAGCTTGACAAGCTCCGAGCACGCTAA